A stretch of DNA from Methanobrevibacter gottschalkii DSM 11977:
GCCTGCTTATTATAGGGGTCTGTCTCAGATTAATAAAGAAGTCAGTGAAGAGTATGACACAAAGTTCAATGTAACTTTATTTGCACAAAAAGCTATTGTAGAGCCTGATGATTCATATTTTGCACCAACTTGTGCTTGTTGCCAATTCTGTCATTTATAAGGGTGATATAATGTTTGATTCCCCATTTTCCAACTACATTGTATTAACTCGTAATAAAACAAATGAATCTATAAAACTAGATCAAAGAAGAGTTAAACTCAGAGAAAATAAGAATGGTTTAATGGCTTTAAGTTATATTGGACCTTTATTTGAAATCATGGATTTGGAAGACTTTTTTGATGATATGATTTCTTCTGAAAAATTAAGTATGGATATCAGTGAAACAGGGGAATTTCGTGTAAGTTTTAGAGGAATAATAGATGGGAAGGGAAAAAATTTCCCTCAAAACTTAGACCATAAGATTATTCTTCTACAAGAACCTACTTGCTTGGATGAAAGAGTCAATATTCAAGAAACTGGTTTTTCAAAATTTAAATTGAAAAATGAAGTTTCTGAATAATCTTTTTTTATAGTTCATCTTCCACAGCATCCCATAAGTCAACTGCCCACCCATTTTCACCATCAATTACCATATCAAGTAATCTTACTTTACCATCTCTGAAACGGAATAATCTATAATCCTGTTGGGTTTTTCTTCCTGTTTTTTCTTTATTGCAATCAAGATATATTCCTTCATCATAATTTTCTTCAAAGTCTCCTGCTTTAACAAAGTCACCTACAAGAGAATATCCGTTTTTAACACTTTTATCTAGTTTTTCAATAGTTTTTAACCATCCGCCCTCTGCTCTAAATTTCATTTCGGGATCAATTCTTGTTATTTCTTCTTGCCAGTTTATAATCATATTTACCAAAATCCTAGTTTTTATTTTTAATTTGGTTTTTATGAACATATAAATAAATTGAGAGAGCATTTGAAAACAAATGTTTTAATGGTTATGTATATATAATTAGAAAATCATAGTAATTATGTTATTAATTTATTTGGGCTTTATTTATGAATTTATATGAAAAGTTTGGTATTAAAACGGATAATAAAGTTTTATATGATACTGCATTTACACATGGTTCATATTCTACTAAACATGATTTAAAATATAATTATGAACGTTTGGAATTTTTAGGGGATTCTGTTTTAAGTGTAATTGTTTCTGAGTATTTGTATGAAAAATATCCTCATTATGAAGAAGGTAAATTAACAAAATTACGAGCAAATTATGTTTGTCAATTCGCATTAATTTATTATTCTCATGAATTGGGTCTTGATAAATATCTAAAAGTCGCTGCTAAAGAATCAAACTTAACTAAAAATGAAATATTGTCTATAACTGCAGATATCTTCGAATCATTTTTAGGAGCAATGTTTTTAGATCAAGGTTGGTATTTTGTAAAAAGATTTGTATCTAATTCAATATTCAAATTCATTGATGCAAATGTTATATTCTTTGCAGATTATAAATCTGCTATGAAAGAATATGGGGATGCTAAAGACTTGGAGGTTTCATATAAAATTTTAAAAGAATGTGGTGTACCTCATAACAAAACATTCATCACAGCAATATTAATTGATGGTGAAGAGATGGGTGTTGGAAAAGGTAAGAATAAAAAAGAAGCAGAACAAGCAGCTGCAAAAGTAGCTATTGAAAAATTAAATATTAAAGTGTTTTAAAATGAATAAAGAGTCTGTTGGAATTGTTGAAACGGAATATCATGATATATCCAATCCTATTATATTAGATAGTGGAGAAACTCTTGACGAAGTCACTGTTGCTTATGAAACTTATGGTGAACTTAATAAAGAGAAGTCTAATGCTATTTTAATTTGTCATGCATTAACAGGTGATGCTCATGCTGCAGGCTGGCATGAAGGGGATAAAAAACCTGGCTGGTGGGAAATGGTGATTGGTCCGGGTAAAGCATTGGATAGTGAAAAATATTTCATAATTTGTTCTAATGTATTGGGAGGATGTAAAGGAACAACTGGTCCAAGTTCTATTAGTCCTAAAACTGGTAAAGAATATGGCGTTGATTTTCCAGTAATTACAATTAATGATATGGTTAAAGTTCAAAAAGAATTAATAGACTCTTTTGGTATTAGTCAATTAGCTGCAGTTATTGGCGGATCTATGGGGGGGATGCAAGTTCTTGAATGGATGGTATCTTATCCTAGAATGATGAAAAAAGCAATTGCAATAGCAACTGCCGGCAGATCTTCGCCTCAACAGATTGCATTCAATACTGTAGGCCGTCAGGCTATATTTTCAGATTCTAAGTGGAATAATGGAAATTATTATGATACTTGTGAGATTCCAAGTAATGGTTTGTCACTCGCACGTATGATTGCTCACATTACTTATTTAAGTGATGAATCAATGGATATTAAATTTGGGCGTGGTCTTCAAGATAAGGATGAAATTAGCTATGACTTTTCTGTAGATTTCCAAGTTGAAAGTTACCTGAAACATCAAGGGGAAACATTTGTAAAACGTTTTGATGCTAATAGTTATCTATTTATTACAAAAGCTGTTGATCTGTTCGATCTTTCAGCTAATGATTCATTAATTGACGGATTTAAAAATGTTGAAGCAAAAATTAAAATTATTTCAGTTGATACGGATTGGTTATATCCAACAGAGCAGAGTATGGAACTTGTAACTGCTCTTAATGCTAATGATGTTGATGTTTCATTTTCAGAAATAAAATCTAACTATGGTCATGACGCATTTTTACTTGAGAGAGGTCAGCTTAATTATATTTTCTCTAATTTCTTGTCAGAAAATGTGGTTGATGATTTAATGATAGAGGATATAGCTACAATTAGGGAAAATGCCGATATTGTTGAAGCGGCTAAATTAATGCTAGATAAACATTTAACTCATATTCCTGTTGTTACTGATGATTGTAAACTTATTGGAATTGTTACAAGTTGGGATTTGTCCAAATCTATTGCTACAAATTCCAATCATTTAAAAGATATCATGACAAAAAAAGTTAAATATTGTCATGCAAATGATTCAATAGAGGAAATCGCACGTAAAATGCGTAAATTTGATATTTCATGTCTTCCGGTAGTTGATGAAGAGATGAAGGTTTTAGGTCTTATTACTACAGATCAGATTAGTAATTTACTTAGTTAAGTTACTTCTTTTTTTATTTATTTTAATTTTTGGAGTCGTTACTATTTCAAGAAAATCTAAATTTATTGATGGTGCTAAAAAGGGTATTCCAATCACATTCGGCTATGTTCCGATGGGTATTGGGTATGCTGCTATTGCAATTAAAGCAGGCATGACTCCATTACAGACAATTTCTATGTCTGTTCTTGTTTATGCAGGTGCTGGCCAGTTCATTGCTGCATCAATGATATTGAGCAGTGCAAGTGTATTGGCAATCGTATTAACTAATTTTGTAGTTAATTTAAGATATTTTGTAATGTCGACCTGTGTTTTAAATCAAATTGAAGACTCCAACTTACCTTTAAATGTCTTGGCAGCTCATACTACTGTTGATGAATCATTTGCAGTGTTTTCATTGAGTGAAGATTCAAGTATTTGGGTCTATTTGGGAATTGCAGTAACTGCATGGTTAAGTTGGATTTTAGGAGCTGCAATTGGTGTTGTAGTATTGGATCTTCTTCCGGTAATAGTTACAAACAGTTTTAACATTTCACTTTATGCATTGTTTGTAGCAATTTTAACTCCTGCTATTAAAGAAAACAAACAGATTGCAATTTTGGTTGCAATAACAGCTGTTTTAAATATTATTTTAAGTCAATTCTTAGGAAACTGGTCGTTAATTGTATCAACCCTTGTTGGTGCAGCAATTGGAATGTATATTGTTGATGATGAATATTTGCTTTCAGGTGATGCTTAATGGATTATATGATGTTGGTTATTGTAGGTTGTACTCTTGTAACATTTATTCCAAGATTAATTCCAGCTTTATTTATTGATAAGCTTAATTTCTCACCAAAATTTGAGAAATTTTTAGATTTAATTCCATATACTGCTCTTGCAGCATTAATATGTCCTGGAGTATTGACAGTAGATAACCAATTGTGGTATATTGGATTGATTGGAGCTGTTGTAGCAGCATGTCTGGCTTGGAAAAAAGCACCGATGGGAGCAATTGTTATTATAACAGTAGTTGTTTTAATAGCAGTTTATTCAATTGTTCCATTTTTTTAATTTTGTAAAACTTTTATGTTAATAATCATTTGCAAATGTTATAATTACATTGCATATGTTAATAATTATTTACGTAATATATAAATATTTTGACTACTATTTTCTCAATTAATATTCGTTTATTTTTATTAAATTTTAAATAAGTATTTTTTAAGTTGTTTTATTGTTAAAAAATATATTATAACTGAAAATTATCGTTAAAATAATTTTCAATATCTTTTTTTCTAATTTAAACTAATTAAATTAATTTTATTATTAATAGTTAACTTTATATATGATGTAATTTAATATTAACATAAGTAATTAGATTTTAACATAATTACTCAAGTACTTAAATACTTTTTGCAAAAATAACTTTATTTGTGGATTATTATGAGAACCATGATTAAATATTTAAGACAAGAGCTCAAGATGAGTCAAAAAGAACTTGGGAATAAAGTTGGAGTTACAAGACAGACAATAAATGCTCTAGAGAACGGCAGATATAATCCATCTTTATTTTTAGCTTATGATATAACTCAAGTTTTTAATAAAATGTTATTTAAAGGGGACAAAGAACAATACTTTGTCATGGAGGATATTTTCATTTTTGATGAGGATTATTATTAGGTGATTTGAGATGATTTTAGATATATATAAAGATGCATTTGAATATTCTGCTAAAGATTGGAAGACATTATTGATATTGGGTGTTATCTGTTTATTCAGTTTTTTATTAATCCCAGTATTTTTACTTGCAGGATATAATTATAGGGTGGTTGGTACGGCAGTGCGTGGAATTATCAATGGAAAAGATCCATTGCCTGAGTTTGATGATCTTATTGGAATGTTTATTGATGGAATAAAAGTTGTAATTGTTCAAATTGTTTATTTAATTGTACCTGCAGTTACATTTATCGTATTTGTTCTCATTGCTAATCATTTATCCGGTGTTTTAGCATCTGCTGTAGTACTTCTGGGATGTTTAGTTACATTAATTCTTGGAATTATTGCATGTTTAATGATTCAGATGGGAATATGTCACATGGCATATAATGATGGGGCGTTTACAAAAGCATTTGCTGCTGAGGAAATAAAAGCAGTAATTAATGAAATCGGATTATTTAAATGTCTTTTGACTTATGTTGGAATAATAATTATATGTGTAGTTTTCGGAGTTGTTGTTACAGGGATAGTTGGAATAATATTTACAATATTCGGTCTTTCAGGAGCTATGTTAGGTGTTGATGCAGGTGGAATCCTTGTTTTAGGTACATTAGTTAATTCACTGATTACAACATTTGTTGTAGGACCATATTTAAGTATCTTCACTGGAAGATCCATTGGATTATTATATACTATGCAAATATAGGTGGGAATATGACAAGTATAACAGATTGTGTTGTTGAAGGGTTAAAATATCCTTTCAATGATTTAAAAAAAGTATTAAGCTTTGGTGTATTGTTTGCATTGATTAATTTAATATCATTGGATATTACTACTAAATTTATTGATGCAGTAATAAAATATTC
This window harbors:
- a CDS encoding AzlD domain-containing protein — protein: MDYMMLVIVGCTLVTFIPRLIPALFIDKLNFSPKFEKFLDLIPYTALAALICPGVLTVDNQLWYIGLIGAVVAACLAWKKAPMGAIVIITVVVLIAVYSIVPFF
- a CDS encoding AzlC family ABC transporter permease; amino-acid sequence: MTFGYVPMGIGYAAIAIKAGMTPLQTISMSVLVYAGAGQFIAASMILSSASVLAIVLTNFVVNLRYFVMSTCVLNQIEDSNLPLNVLAAHTTVDESFAVFSLSEDSSIWVYLGIAVTAWLSWILGAAIGVVVLDLLPVIVTNSFNISLYALFVAILTPAIKENKQIAILVAITAVLNIILSQFLGNWSLIVSTLVGAAIGMYIVDDEYLLSGDA
- a CDS encoding DUF4013 domain-containing protein; translation: MILDIYKDAFEYSAKDWKTLLILGVICLFSFLLIPVFLLAGYNYRVVGTAVRGIINGKDPLPEFDDLIGMFIDGIKVVIVQIVYLIVPAVTFIVFVLIANHLSGVLASAVVLLGCLVTLILGIIACLMIQMGICHMAYNDGAFTKAFAAEEIKAVINEIGLFKCLLTYVGIIIICVVFGVVVTGIVGIIFTIFGLSGAMLGVDAGGILVLGTLVNSLITTFVVGPYLSIFTGRSIGLLYTMQI
- the metX gene encoding homoserine O-acetyltransferase MetX gives rise to the protein MNKESVGIVETEYHDISNPIILDSGETLDEVTVAYETYGELNKEKSNAILICHALTGDAHAAGWHEGDKKPGWWEMVIGPGKALDSEKYFIICSNVLGGCKGTTGPSSISPKTGKEYGVDFPVITINDMVKVQKELIDSFGISQLAAVIGGSMGGMQVLEWMVSYPRMMKKAIAIATAGRSSPQQIAFNTVGRQAIFSDSKWNNGNYYDTCEIPSNGLSLARMIAHITYLSDESMDIKFGRGLQDKDEISYDFSVDFQVESYLKHQGETFVKRFDANSYLFITKAVDLFDLSANDSLIDGFKNVEAKIKIISVDTDWLYPTEQSMELVTALNANDVDVSFSEIKSNYGHDAFLLERGQLNYIFSNFLSENVVDDLMIEDIATIRENADIVEAAKLMLDKHLTHIPVVTDDCKLIGIVTSWDLSKSIATNSNHLKDIMTKKVKYCHANDSIEEIARKMRKFDISCLPVVDEEMKVLGLITTDQISNLLS
- a CDS encoding helix-turn-helix transcriptional regulator: MRTMIKYLRQELKMSQKELGNKVGVTRQTINALENGRYNPSLFLAYDITQVFNKMLFKGDKEQYFVMEDIFIFDEDYY
- the rnc gene encoding ribonuclease III; this translates as MNLYEKFGIKTDNKVLYDTAFTHGSYSTKHDLKYNYERLEFLGDSVLSVIVSEYLYEKYPHYEEGKLTKLRANYVCQFALIYYSHELGLDKYLKVAAKESNLTKNEILSITADIFESFLGAMFLDQGWYFVKRFVSNSIFKFIDANVIFFADYKSAMKEYGDAKDLEVSYKILKECGVPHNKTFITAILIDGEEMGVGKGKNKKEAEQAAAKVAIEKLNIKVF